A window of Chlorobium phaeobacteroides DSM 266 genomic DNA:
CACGGCAGGAGTCGAGGCGGCAGCCGCAGCGCTTGGCGGACTCGGTCAGTTTGCCGGAGTCAATTCGGCCTCGCCGCTGGTCAGGGAAGAGGTTATCAAGGTGTAAGGACAACCCCGTTTTCGCCCGCCCCGAAATCATCAATGTTTTCGGGGCGGGCAGAACATGATTCGCAATATGGGAGCGCGGAGAGAACAGAGGCTGACGGCCCTTTTCTCTGACGAGCTGGTTTTGCGTGCATTGCTTCGCATTTTCATCTGTAACCAACAACCTTCTTTCAGGCTATGGCAAAACAAAACGATACCAGTAACAAGGGCTCGCAAGAGATGACGGCGCGCCTTGCCGATCGGGGTTTTTATCTGCTCGGCGTCGTGCTGTTCATGATTGTCTGGCAGATTGCCAGCGCGCTCAAGCTTTTCGGGGCTGATTTCAGTGAATCGTTTTCTCCGCTGGCAGCGATGCTTGCGCTTTTCGAGATGATTAAAAACGGGGAACTCATCCATCATGCTCTCCCGAGTCTGCGCAGAGTGCTGACAGGACTCTCGCTTGCGGTTGTTGTTGCGCTTCCTCTCGGGGTGCTTGTCGGCTATTTCAAACGAATTGAACAGTTGACTTACGTCGTCTTTCAGTTCATGCGCATGATTTCTCCTCTTGCGTGGATGCCGATAGCGATTATCATTTTCGGCGTCGGCGATGTCGCTGTTATTTTTCTGCTCTGGCTGGTGGCCATCTGGCCGCTTATTCTCAACACCTCTCACGGAGCAGGCAGAGTAAGCCCTCTCTGGGTAAACATGGCTAAAACCATGGGAGCGAAGGATTCCGGGATTCTTCGCAAAGTGATCATTCCTGCCGCCGTTCCCGATATGCTTACCGGTCTTCGTCTTGCCGTCGGGGTGAGCTGGATCATTCTTGTTCCTGCCGAGATGCTCGGCGTGCCGGACGGTCTGGGCTATTTTATTCTCGATACGCGCGACAGGTTCCGGTACGATCAGCTTATGGCAACCATTATGGCTATCGGAATGATCGGCTATCTGCTCGATTCCGCGAACCGCTGGCTTATCCATAAATTTTCATGGAAGATGTAAACTCAATGGAGGAAGAAGCTATGACAAGTGGACGCCAGGTGCTGATCAGCGTACAGCACGTATCAAAAACATATAAAAAAGGCGGGCGCGAGTTCCATGCGCTTCGCGACTGCACCTTTGATATTCTCAAAAACGAGTTTCTTGTTGTCGTCGGTCCTACAGGATGCGGAAAGTCAACGTTGCTGAACCTGCTTGCCGGTATTGAATTTCCGACATCGGGATCCATTCTCCTCAACGGGGCTCCGGTGACCGGTCCCGGAGCCGACAGGGGGATGATCTTTCAGGATTATGCACTTCTTCCATGGAGGAGCGTGCTGAAAAATGCGGAGCTTGGTTTTGAGTTCATGAAAAAACCGATGAAGGGCGATCAGATCAAGGCTGAGGCGATGCGCTACCTTGAAATGGTCGGCCTTGGCTATGCGGTGAACAAACATCCCGGCGAACTGTCAGGGGGAATGAAGCGCAGGGCTTCGCTTGCCATGATACTTGCCATTAAGCCGGTGATTCTCCTTATGGACGGCGCGTTCAATGCACTGGATTCAAAAACGAAAATGACCATGCATCAGGAGATAACCCGTATCTGGGAAACCGAAAAGAACACGGTTGTCTTTGTGACGTCCGATCTCGACGAGGCGGTCAAGCTTGCCGACAGGATCATCGTGCTC
This region includes:
- a CDS encoding ABC transporter permease — protein: MAKQNDTSNKGSQEMTARLADRGFYLLGVVLFMIVWQIASALKLFGADFSESFSPLAAMLALFEMIKNGELIHHALPSLRRVLTGLSLAVVVALPLGVLVGYFKRIEQLTYVVFQFMRMISPLAWMPIAIIIFGVGDVAVIFLLWLVAIWPLILNTSHGAGRVSPLWVNMAKTMGAKDSGILRKVIIPAAVPDMLTGLRLAVGVSWIILVPAEMLGVPDGLGYFILDTRDRFRYDQLMATIMAIGMIGYLLDSANRWLIHKFSWKM
- a CDS encoding ABC transporter ATP-binding protein, which encodes MEDVNSMEEEAMTSGRQVLISVQHVSKTYKKGGREFHALRDCTFDILKNEFLVVVGPTGCGKSTLLNLLAGIEFPTSGSILLNGAPVTGPGADRGMIFQDYALLPWRSVLKNAELGFEFMKKPMKGDQIKAEAMRYLEMVGLGYAVNKHPGELSGGMKRRASLAMILAIKPVILLMDGAFNALDSKTKMTMHQEITRIWETEKNTVVFVTSDLDEAVKLADRIIVLNKDGALEAILVNELPRPRLGSAARDPDFHHRFIAFRETVMNVIKKDAGLRTCAIS